The following proteins are encoded in a genomic region of Apis mellifera strain DH4 linkage group LG14, Amel_HAv3.1, whole genome shotgun sequence:
- the LOC551704 gene encoding glutamate receptor ionotropic, delta-2 isoform X1, which produces MYILHSLFLTIFLFIQKFTYYVHSEDNMAINKDNEEGNSIPSQITVTSWNDMPFSGIVQKNGKWIGQGYAFYIFDLISSKLNFTYTIIPPKEHILGNESSGILGLLYEKKVDIAVAFLPMLPEMRRYCSFSTLLDETKLTAVMKRPQESATSSGLLAPFEKTVWLLVLTSLIFVGPIIYLFANMRAKLWHDPTSENFSLSSCFWFVYSSLLKQGTNIIALTDSTRMLFATWWIFILILTSFYTANLTAFLTRPQFTLSISSLEDIVHKEYNWITYKGRIVDFLLSQNQQNDLSLLNISKQQGKGIFKYYEPSRPILELVSTKRLFLEETHYLESLIFKDYVNKTRDHLEHNLRCTYVIMPGNILVTSRAFGFSHGSTIEKHINKMLLRLRETGITQFKKKEDLPLAEICPVDLRSTERQLRNTDLLLTYKVVIGGYTIATIIFLFELIYACISYRLQNSRKKICLPCCVIKEKIQNSLNNNFSNEKCIIMLKKSSPIIYQNHENVLIQGKRQFINGRSYYVITNPVGDRKLIPIRTPSAFLFQYTT; this is translated from the exons atgtatatacttcattctttatttttaacaatatttctttttattcaaaagtttACATATTATGTTCACAGTGAAG ATAACATggcaattaataaagataatgaaGAAGGAAACTCCATACCATCGCAAATAACAGTAACATCTTGGAAT gataTGCCTTTCTCAGGAATTGTacagaaaaatggaaaatggatTGGTCAAGGatatgcattttatatttttgatttaattagttcgaaattgaatttcacaTATACTATTATTCCACCAAAAGAACATATTTTGGGTAATGAAAGTAGCGGTATTCTTGGATTACTCTACGAAAAA aaagtaGATATAGCTGTTGCATTTCTTCCTATGTTACCGGAAATGCGACGATATTGTTCGTTCAGTACTTTACtagatgaaacaaaattaactgCTGTAATGAAGAGACCCCAGGAATCGGCTACAAGTTCTGGCTTATTGGCACCTTTTGAGAAAACTGTTTGGCTATTAGTTTTAAcatcattaatttttgtggGACCAATTATCTATCTTTTTGCTAATATGAg agcAAAATTATGGCATGATCCGACTTCTGAAAATTTCAGTTTATCTTCTTGTTTCTGGTTCGTTTATAGTTCACTTTTAAAACAAGgaacaaatattattgctCTAACag ATTCAACACGAATGCTTTTTGCCACTTGgtggatttttatattaattttgacatCTTTTTATACAGCAAATCTTACAGCATTTCTTACAAGACCTCAATTTACATTATCTATTAGTTCTCTAGAAGATATTGttcataaagaatataattggatCACTTACAAAGGACGCATAGTtgattttctcctttctcaa aatCAACAAAATGACTTAAGTTTATTGAACATAAGTAAACAACAAGGAAaaggaattttcaaatattatgaaCCATCAAGACCTATTTTAGAATTAGTTAGTACAA agaGACTTTTTTTAGAAGAGACACATTATTTAGAGTCTTTAATATTCAAGGATTACGTGAATAAGACTCGCGATCATTTAGAACATAATTTACGTTGTACATATGTTATAATGCCTGGTAATATTTTAGTAACTAGTCGTGCTTTTGGTTTTTCTCATGGCTCTACTATTGAAAAACATATCAATAAAat GTTATTAAGATTAAGAGAAACCGGTATTacacaatttaaaaagaaggaagatctTCCATTAGCTGAAATTTGTCCAGTCGATCTCCGTTCAACTGAAAGACAATTGCGAAATACCGATCTTCTTTTGACATACAAAGTTGTCATAGGTGGATACACCATtgctacaattatttttttatttgaattaatttacgcGTGTATATCTTACCGATTACAgaatagtagaaaaaaaatatgtcttCCTTGTTgcgttataaaagaaaaaatacaaaattccttaaataacaatttttcaaatgaaaagtgtattattatgttaaaaaaaagttcaccaataatttatcaaaatcatgAAAATGTTTTGATACAAGGAAAAAGACAATTTATCAATGGAAGAagttattatgtaataactAATCCAGTTGgtgatcgaaaattaattcctaTTAGAACTCCTTCTgcttttctatttcaatacaCAACttga
- the LOC551704 gene encoding glutamate receptor ionotropic, delta-2 isoform X2, translating to MAINKDNEEGNSIPSQITVTSWNDMPFSGIVQKNGKWIGQGYAFYIFDLISSKLNFTYTIIPPKEHILGNESSGILGLLYEKKVDIAVAFLPMLPEMRRYCSFSTLLDETKLTAVMKRPQESATSSGLLAPFEKTVWLLVLTSLIFVGPIIYLFANMRAKLWHDPTSENFSLSSCFWFVYSSLLKQGTNIIALTDSTRMLFATWWIFILILTSFYTANLTAFLTRPQFTLSISSLEDIVHKEYNWITYKGRIVDFLLSQNQQNDLSLLNISKQQGKGIFKYYEPSRPILELVSTKRLFLEETHYLESLIFKDYVNKTRDHLEHNLRCTYVIMPGNILVTSRAFGFSHGSTIEKHINKMLLRLRETGITQFKKKEDLPLAEICPVDLRSTERQLRNTDLLLTYKVVIGGYTIATIIFLFELIYACISYRLQNSRKKICLPCCVIKEKIQNSLNNNFSNEKCIIMLKKSSPIIYQNHENVLIQGKRQFINGRSYYVITNPVGDRKLIPIRTPSAFLFQYTT from the exons ATggcaattaataaagataatgaaGAAGGAAACTCCATACCATCGCAAATAACAGTAACATCTTGGAAT gataTGCCTTTCTCAGGAATTGTacagaaaaatggaaaatggatTGGTCAAGGatatgcattttatatttttgatttaattagttcgaaattgaatttcacaTATACTATTATTCCACCAAAAGAACATATTTTGGGTAATGAAAGTAGCGGTATTCTTGGATTACTCTACGAAAAA aaagtaGATATAGCTGTTGCATTTCTTCCTATGTTACCGGAAATGCGACGATATTGTTCGTTCAGTACTTTACtagatgaaacaaaattaactgCTGTAATGAAGAGACCCCAGGAATCGGCTACAAGTTCTGGCTTATTGGCACCTTTTGAGAAAACTGTTTGGCTATTAGTTTTAAcatcattaatttttgtggGACCAATTATCTATCTTTTTGCTAATATGAg agcAAAATTATGGCATGATCCGACTTCTGAAAATTTCAGTTTATCTTCTTGTTTCTGGTTCGTTTATAGTTCACTTTTAAAACAAGgaacaaatattattgctCTAACag ATTCAACACGAATGCTTTTTGCCACTTGgtggatttttatattaattttgacatCTTTTTATACAGCAAATCTTACAGCATTTCTTACAAGACCTCAATTTACATTATCTATTAGTTCTCTAGAAGATATTGttcataaagaatataattggatCACTTACAAAGGACGCATAGTtgattttctcctttctcaa aatCAACAAAATGACTTAAGTTTATTGAACATAAGTAAACAACAAGGAAaaggaattttcaaatattatgaaCCATCAAGACCTATTTTAGAATTAGTTAGTACAA agaGACTTTTTTTAGAAGAGACACATTATTTAGAGTCTTTAATATTCAAGGATTACGTGAATAAGACTCGCGATCATTTAGAACATAATTTACGTTGTACATATGTTATAATGCCTGGTAATATTTTAGTAACTAGTCGTGCTTTTGGTTTTTCTCATGGCTCTACTATTGAAAAACATATCAATAAAat GTTATTAAGATTAAGAGAAACCGGTATTacacaatttaaaaagaaggaagatctTCCATTAGCTGAAATTTGTCCAGTCGATCTCCGTTCAACTGAAAGACAATTGCGAAATACCGATCTTCTTTTGACATACAAAGTTGTCATAGGTGGATACACCATtgctacaattatttttttatttgaattaatttacgcGTGTATATCTTACCGATTACAgaatagtagaaaaaaaatatgtcttCCTTGTTgcgttataaaagaaaaaatacaaaattccttaaataacaatttttcaaatgaaaagtgtattattatgttaaaaaaaagttcaccaataatttatcaaaatcatgAAAATGTTTTGATACAAGGAAAAAGACAATTTATCAATGGAAGAagttattatgtaataactAATCCAGTTGgtgatcgaaaattaattcctaTTAGAACTCCTTCTgcttttctatttcaatacaCAACttga
- the LOC100578406 gene encoding asparagine-rich zinc finger protein AZF1 produces the protein MGQGTDTCTDRPAEVSVIRFVSRNRTIEEIAPKKEIYTCKQRGCGKTFTNQDEYKTHEALEALKIRFICREPGCGEELSDPGSMWRHYQEWHNNETNVFICPYTNCGSLHTTSINLEEHIENCHRQPPSLPTEPEVICFEDPENAIDEENVQSTEECYEKRANETFGIKICQYDDNERNFLRNDNVQKNEVSHDQNVANDSSKDYSSTNESLNETNTFPMNENLILNTENFLSKYENNTNKSSELQTEHSQEKNSLIYVNGDITITKNTKNEICNMNSRNQEHRIELDNLERIVRNELDRDIPKTEENTIETNSNCSDDEEYTPKKQRMSRYKQEIYKCAVNGCGRKYKYISHYRHHQDSHKIATNNSSISSNSNKSILKLKQGKASTVSFFLCKIPGCGAQVSNVTGLWKHYQDNHANSKLSIIQGSKNSEIFRCKIPGCETEFSTTVMLYKHFTEVHSNGTGNNINSTNTKTGSSFHYTEIFKDDTTNLQANFKTDFKAKNNINVNDCTISTDDQRSLSVVKKEARD, from the exons ATGGGCCAGGGTACAGATACATGCACAGATAGACCTGCTGAAGTTAGCGTCATTAGATTTGTGTCTAGAAATCGTACCATTGAGGAAATAGCCCCCAAAAAG gaaaTATATACTTGCAAACAACGAGGTTGTGGTAAGACATTTACGAATCAAGATGAATATAAAACACATGAAGCTCTTGAAGCTTTAAAAATTAGGTTTAT ctGTCGAGAACCAGGATGTGGAGAAGAATTATCTGATCCAGGAAGTATGTGGCGCCATTATCAAGAATGGcataataatgaaacaaatgtatttatatgtcCATATACAAATTGTGGATCTTTACATACAACTAGTATCAATCTTGAAGAACATATCGAAAACTGTCATAGACAACCACCATCATTACCAACTGAACCAGAAGTAATATGCTTTGAAGATCCTGAAAATGCAATAGATGAAGAAAATGTACAAAGCACAGAAGAATGTTATGAAAAAAGAGCAAATGAAacttttggaataaaaatatgtcaatATGATGATAATGAGCGAAATTTTCTCAGAAATGataatgtacaaaaaaatgaagtttCCCATGATCAGAATGTTGCAAATGATAGTTCAAAAGATTATTCTTCCACTAATGAATCTTTAAATGAAACTAATACATTTCCTATGAAtgagaatttaattctaaatacagaaaattttctatccaaatatgagaataatacaaataaaagctCAGAATTACAAACTGAACATtcccaagaaaaaaatagtttaatttatgtaaatggTGATATTACcattacaaaaaatacaaaaaatgaaatatgtaatatgaatTCAAGAAATCAAGAACATAGGATTGAACTAgataatttagaaagaattgtTAGAAATGAACTTGATCGCGATATTCCGAAAACTGAAGAAAATACTATAGAAACAAATAGTAATTGCTCAGATGATGAAGAATATACTCCAAAAAAACAACGCATGTCTAGGtataaacaagaaatttacaaatgtGCTGTTAATGGCTGTGGgagaaaatacaaatacatatcCCATTATCGTCATCATCAAGATAGTCATAAAATAGCAACCAATAATAGTTCAATTAGttcaaattctaataaatcaatattaaaattaaaacaagggAAAGCTTCAACAGTTAGTTTTTTCTT atgCAAGATTCCTGGATGTGGAGCTCAAGTGAGTAATGTAACTGGTCTATGGAAACATTATCAGGATAATCATGCTAATTCAAAACTATCAATAATACAAGGAAGTAAAAATAGTGAAATATTTCg TTGCAAAATTCCTGGATGTGAAACAGAATTTAGTACAACAGTAATGTTGTATAAACACTTTACTGAAGTACATTCAAATGGTActggtaataatattaatagcacAAATACAAAGACTGGGAGTAGTTTTCATTatactgaaatatttaaagatgatACTACTAATTTGCAAGCAAATTTTAAGACTGATTTTAAagcaaagaataatattaatgtaaatgacTGTACGATAAGTACTGATGATCAAAGATCATTATCAGTTGTTAAGAAGGAAGCAAGGGATTGa
- the LOC724550 gene encoding iduronate 2-sulfatase isoform X1 yields MFFMLYFINLIAWCAAQKQNFLLIIVDDLRTALGCYGDTKAYTPNIDHLATEAAIFSQAFAQQALCAPSRNSFLTSRRPDTLHLYDFYSYWRKDIGNFTTLPQHFKNNGFITKSIGKVFHPGISSNNSDDNPYSWSETPFHPFTERYKDAPICQTNMQILPAQNLICPVKVLSMPNKTLPDIEILKEAKYFLSNQAGNPFFLAVGFQKPHIPFKYPKKYLKYHPLQKFKVPQPYKWSKNVSSIAYNPWNDLRKRKDVAALNLKFPWKKIPKSFAKLIIQSYYASVTYIDDLIGKLINQLEVLSIRKNTTIILMSDHGWSLGEHTEWAKYSNYDVALRVPLIISIPGLTYKRSKEKANNSLEKNPLFINSIVELVDIFPTIADLANISIPICSNETMEITCSEGISFMPLIQAALRKKSILWKEAAFGQYPRPSIKPSIHPNSDEPRLKEIKAMGYTIRTNKYRYTAWLSFKSETKLPDWNDIIAEELYNHNNDEGENRNVAAFQKYVKLKKKLKFLLQHGWKNILSNKSIYYL; encoded by the exons atgttttttatgttatattttataaatttaattgcttGGTGCGCGGcccaaaaacaaaattttcttttaattatcgttGATGACTTAAGAACTGCTTTAGGATGTTACGGCGATACCAAAGCGTACACACCGAATATAGATCATTTAGCAACAGAAGCTGCCATTTTTTCTCAAGCATTTGCTCAG caaGCACTGTGTGCACCAAGTAGGAATTCATTTTTAACGAGTCGAAGACCAGATACACTTCatctttatgatttttatagttattgGCGGAAAGATATTGGTAATTTTACAACGTTGCCGcaacatttcaaaaataatggaTTTATTACTAAATCCATAGGAAAAGTTTTTCATCCAG gaaTTAGTTCAAACAATTCTGATGATAATCCTTATTCATGGTCAGAAACTCCTTTTCATCCATTCACagaaagatataaagatgCTCCAATATGTCAAACAAATATGCAAATACTACCAGCACAAaatctt ATATGTCCAGTTAAAGTTTTGTCAATGCCAAATAAAACATTGCcagatatagaaatattaaaagaagctaaatattttttatctaaccAAGCaggaaatcctttttttttagcagTTGGATTTCAAAAACCACATATACCATTCAAAtatcctaaaaaatatttaa aatatcatcctttgcaaaaatttaaagtacCCCAACCATACAAATGGTCAAAAAATGTTAGTAGCATAGCTTATAATCCATGGAATGatttaagaaaaaggaaagatgtTGCTGCTTTGAATCTTAAATTTCCATGGAAAAAAATACCAA aaagctttgctaaattaattattcaatcataTTATGCATCTGTAACATATATTGATGATTTAAttggtaaattaataaatcaattggaAGTTTTatcaattcgaaaaaatactACTATCATATTAATGTCTGATCATG GATGGTCATTAGGAGAGCATACAGAATGGGCAAAATACAGTAATTATGATGTTGCTTTAAGAGTaccattaataatatcaataccTGGACTTACTTATAAAAGATCAAAAGAGAAAGCAAATAATTCATTAGAAAAGAatccattatttataaattcaatagtaGAATTAGTtgatatttttccaacaattGCAGATTtagcaaatatttcaatacctATTTGTTCAAATGAAACAATGGAAATTACTTGCAGTGAAGGAATATCTTTTATGCCACTTATACAAGCTGCTTTAAGAAAGAAg tcAATATTATGGAAAGAAGCAGCATTTGGACAATATCCAAGGCCAAGCATTAAACCTTCAATACATCCAAATAGCGATGAACCACGTTTAAAAGAGATTAAAGCAATGGGATATACGAtaagaacaaataaatatcgttataCAGCTTGGTTATCATTTAAATCTGAAACTAAATTACCAGATTGGAATGATATTATTGCAGAGGAATTGTATAATCACAATAATGACGAAGGTGAAAATCGTAATGTAGCggcttttcaaaaatatgttaaattaaaaaaaaaattaaagtttttattgcAACAtggttggaaaaatattttatcaaataaatctatatattatctttaa
- the LOC724550 gene encoding iduronate 2-sulfatase isoform X2 has product MFFMLYFINLIAWCAAQKQNFLLIIVDDLRTALGCYGDTKAYTPNIDHLATEAAIFSQAFAQQALCAPSRNSFLTSRRPDTLHLYDFYSYWRKDIGISSNNSDDNPYSWSETPFHPFTERYKDAPICQTNMQILPAQNLICPVKVLSMPNKTLPDIEILKEAKYFLSNQAGNPFFLAVGFQKPHIPFKYPKKYLKYHPLQKFKVPQPYKWSKNVSSIAYNPWNDLRKRKDVAALNLKFPWKKIPKSFAKLIIQSYYASVTYIDDLIGKLINQLEVLSIRKNTTIILMSDHGWSLGEHTEWAKYSNYDVALRVPLIISIPGLTYKRSKEKANNSLEKNPLFINSIVELVDIFPTIADLANISIPICSNETMEITCSEGISFMPLIQAALRKKSILWKEAAFGQYPRPSIKPSIHPNSDEPRLKEIKAMGYTIRTNKYRYTAWLSFKSETKLPDWNDIIAEELYNHNNDEGENRNVAAFQKYVKLKKKLKFLLQHGWKNILSNKSIYYL; this is encoded by the exons atgttttttatgttatattttataaatttaattgcttGGTGCGCGGcccaaaaacaaaattttcttttaattatcgttGATGACTTAAGAACTGCTTTAGGATGTTACGGCGATACCAAAGCGTACACACCGAATATAGATCATTTAGCAACAGAAGCTGCCATTTTTTCTCAAGCATTTGCTCAG caaGCACTGTGTGCACCAAGTAGGAATTCATTTTTAACGAGTCGAAGACCAGATACACTTCatctttatgatttttatagttattgGCGGAAAGATATTG gaaTTAGTTCAAACAATTCTGATGATAATCCTTATTCATGGTCAGAAACTCCTTTTCATCCATTCACagaaagatataaagatgCTCCAATATGTCAAACAAATATGCAAATACTACCAGCACAAaatctt ATATGTCCAGTTAAAGTTTTGTCAATGCCAAATAAAACATTGCcagatatagaaatattaaaagaagctaaatattttttatctaaccAAGCaggaaatcctttttttttagcagTTGGATTTCAAAAACCACATATACCATTCAAAtatcctaaaaaatatttaa aatatcatcctttgcaaaaatttaaagtacCCCAACCATACAAATGGTCAAAAAATGTTAGTAGCATAGCTTATAATCCATGGAATGatttaagaaaaaggaaagatgtTGCTGCTTTGAATCTTAAATTTCCATGGAAAAAAATACCAA aaagctttgctaaattaattattcaatcataTTATGCATCTGTAACATATATTGATGATTTAAttggtaaattaataaatcaattggaAGTTTTatcaattcgaaaaaatactACTATCATATTAATGTCTGATCATG GATGGTCATTAGGAGAGCATACAGAATGGGCAAAATACAGTAATTATGATGTTGCTTTAAGAGTaccattaataatatcaataccTGGACTTACTTATAAAAGATCAAAAGAGAAAGCAAATAATTCATTAGAAAAGAatccattatttataaattcaatagtaGAATTAGTtgatatttttccaacaattGCAGATTtagcaaatatttcaatacctATTTGTTCAAATGAAACAATGGAAATTACTTGCAGTGAAGGAATATCTTTTATGCCACTTATACAAGCTGCTTTAAGAAAGAAg tcAATATTATGGAAAGAAGCAGCATTTGGACAATATCCAAGGCCAAGCATTAAACCTTCAATACATCCAAATAGCGATGAACCACGTTTAAAAGAGATTAAAGCAATGGGATATACGAtaagaacaaataaatatcgttataCAGCTTGGTTATCATTTAAATCTGAAACTAAATTACCAGATTGGAATGATATTATTGCAGAGGAATTGTATAATCACAATAATGACGAAGGTGAAAATCGTAATGTAGCggcttttcaaaaatatgttaaattaaaaaaaaaattaaagtttttattgcAACAtggttggaaaaatattttatcaaataaatctatatattatctttaa
- the LOC724550 gene encoding iduronate 2-sulfatase isoform X3, whose product MQILPAQNLICPVKVLSMPNKTLPDIEILKEAKYFLSNQAGNPFFLAVGFQKPHIPFKYPKKYLKYHPLQKFKVPQPYKWSKNVSSIAYNPWNDLRKRKDVAALNLKFPWKKIPKSFAKLIIQSYYASVTYIDDLIGKLINQLEVLSIRKNTTIILMSDHGWSLGEHTEWAKYSNYDVALRVPLIISIPGLTYKRSKEKANNSLEKNPLFINSIVELVDIFPTIADLANISIPICSNETMEITCSEGISFMPLIQAALRKKSILWKEAAFGQYPRPSIKPSIHPNSDEPRLKEIKAMGYTIRTNKYRYTAWLSFKSETKLPDWNDIIAEELYNHNNDEGENRNVAAFQKYVKLKKKLKFLLQHGWKNILSNKSIYYL is encoded by the exons ATGCAAATACTACCAGCACAAaatctt ATATGTCCAGTTAAAGTTTTGTCAATGCCAAATAAAACATTGCcagatatagaaatattaaaagaagctaaatattttttatctaaccAAGCaggaaatcctttttttttagcagTTGGATTTCAAAAACCACATATACCATTCAAAtatcctaaaaaatatttaa aatatcatcctttgcaaaaatttaaagtacCCCAACCATACAAATGGTCAAAAAATGTTAGTAGCATAGCTTATAATCCATGGAATGatttaagaaaaaggaaagatgtTGCTGCTTTGAATCTTAAATTTCCATGGAAAAAAATACCAA aaagctttgctaaattaattattcaatcataTTATGCATCTGTAACATATATTGATGATTTAAttggtaaattaataaatcaattggaAGTTTTatcaattcgaaaaaatactACTATCATATTAATGTCTGATCATG GATGGTCATTAGGAGAGCATACAGAATGGGCAAAATACAGTAATTATGATGTTGCTTTAAGAGTaccattaataatatcaataccTGGACTTACTTATAAAAGATCAAAAGAGAAAGCAAATAATTCATTAGAAAAGAatccattatttataaattcaatagtaGAATTAGTtgatatttttccaacaattGCAGATTtagcaaatatttcaatacctATTTGTTCAAATGAAACAATGGAAATTACTTGCAGTGAAGGAATATCTTTTATGCCACTTATACAAGCTGCTTTAAGAAAGAAg tcAATATTATGGAAAGAAGCAGCATTTGGACAATATCCAAGGCCAAGCATTAAACCTTCAATACATCCAAATAGCGATGAACCACGTTTAAAAGAGATTAAAGCAATGGGATATACGAtaagaacaaataaatatcgttataCAGCTTGGTTATCATTTAAATCTGAAACTAAATTACCAGATTGGAATGATATTATTGCAGAGGAATTGTATAATCACAATAATGACGAAGGTGAAAATCGTAATGTAGCggcttttcaaaaatatgttaaattaaaaaaaaaattaaagtttttattgcAACAtggttggaaaaatattttatcaaataaatctatatattatctttaa